The region GTTGGGGGTGGAAGTGGGATTGCTGGCTTTGTTAGGAGCAGTGCCTCAGGTAACCTGAGTGGATATCCTGGTGTATTATGGTAGCTCATGTTCTCCTGCAGGCAAATACAAGAGCACAAGgacaaagcttttgaaaaactaGCTGCACAGATGAACGAGGCATGGAAGATGGAAGATGATCGTCTTGCTAGAGGAGCTGCAGAGGTAGAAGATGAAtaccaaattaaaaacaaagagaaagaagcaaaaaaaaaggctgccATTGAATCTATTGCTGAACACAGAGACACGGTGGTAAGAAACCTAGCCTGTTCTTATTCCTCTTTCTGTCATATACCTGTACTTCTGACTACCTTTTAGAAATGCTGTAGGTCCTAACACAGGCATCTTGAGTGAGATGCGCATGCAAGTTCTCACTTAGCAGCTGCCTCTCATATTTACCATCTATAGTTTCAGAACTAACTTCTTAAGAAAGGTGCAAGCGGTACATGTGATAATCCTCTCTCAAAAAATTAGAGTTGGAAGGCTCTATAATTGTTGGTAATTTGCGCAAGCACTTCCCAGACTCTGCACTGCTTATTGCAACCGAGGAGCCTGTCCCAAATCACAGCTGGTGCCAGGCATCGGAATGTTTCATAAGGTCCACTGACACCTTTCCTGGagtcctctctccctcccccattCCGTGTTGGGTGCACATCTGCCAGGGCTGCTGACAGCCCTGGGCTTGGACACTGGCCAGCCACAGTGACCGTGCTTATCAGAACACTGATAcacagggctgcttctgcagaaagATAGGACTTCCAGCTTAGCAGGCACATTCCTtggttaacttttttttgtgtattttgtaaaatacagaTGAAGATGAAagtggaaaaggagagagaggacaaaGCAGAGGATGAGAAGGATCGTAATCAGTGGATGACAGCAGATCGTGTCTacttggaaatggaaaaagccaagaaacaaaGACAGCATGATGCAAGCATGGAAGTACAGAAAATTCAGATCCAGCAAATGGTAAACAGAAGAGCTGTACCCTGTCAGCCCCTGCAGGAAGAAGCATGCATCTAAACCCATAGTACTAGATCTCGTGTGTGGGAAAGAGGAAGCTTGCTGTGGGTGTGATGtgcatgttttgtttgttttttacttgtGTGCATGTTGTGATGTTGGGGACCAGCCTCCTTGCAGAGTAGTGGAACAGAAACCTCTTCCAGGCTGACTTGGCCCATGCTGGTCGGGGAGGATTACCTGGGAGGGCTGGTAATAAGAAAGATACATATTACATATAATAAGAAGGAAGATCAACAATGGTAGATCACATTGTGTCCGGTGTCATTATGCCATTTTTTTAACCATGTCACTGCTGCTGTCTTGTATCTTCTGGGCAGGTCACCAAAGAGAGCTGATGTTCACTCAGCTATTCAATATACCCTTTTAGTGGTGGGTATGGCAGGGGAGAGAAGTGGGAAGGGATGGTGTTTGACAAGTATCAGCTAACATCCTTTTTCTTCACCAGgctgaaaaacaggcaaaaaaacagcaggaaaaacaagcagATTTGGATTATGATGCTCATAGAGAAGCTGCTTTTCGTAAGGATCGAGCATTTCAGCGATAAAGACAGTGAGTAACTAACTGAATCAGTGCTTTTACTGGATATAATTTTTAATCTCCTCTCCAAGCATCTAAGGAAGGAACAAGATGTGGACTTTCTAACCAGGACAACTGCAAGAGTGGCAAGAGTGTATACATATATAGTAGTTAAAAAAAactggggggaggcggggaagaATGGTTGATGTAACAACATCTGTGTTCCTCCTGCCAAATGTACAGCAGCCCCCAGCTTGCTCAGGGACTGAGCGAACACATGGCATTTTGTAGGAGTGTTACAACTTCTGTGCCCCTCAAAGCCTTGCCTGAGGGCAGGGCCAAGAACTCTCCGCAGAGCCAGCACAGAGCCGGGTATTGTCTTGGTTGGTCAGTCCTGCTGTGGTCTGGGCTGCTGTGCTGTTTTTGGACAGCAGGACATGGCTGGCTGGAGCTGACTGACTCTCTGTACCCATGTCAGTTAACGTGGCCCATAAGGGGCTCAGTTGTGGGGTGAGGAAGTTGCTGCCGAGAACTTGACACCCATGATGCATGCGTTTCAGAGGTTTTGCCCAGAATAACTCTAGCCTGGTGTTAGGGCCGAGTGCCCATCACTGGTTGGAGCGCACCTTCCTCTAAGTTTCGTCCAAAAGGGTCCAGTTTGCGATCTCTCTGTAATGTGAACTAAAGCACAGTAAGTAGGAACAATCAAGAGAGATGTTTCAAAAGACCTAAACTAAAAGGCTAACGTTGCTGCACTATCAACTAAAAGTCACACGGAGTTCTCCCCAATTATCTTGGAGTAATTGATTTtggaaattatatatttaaaaaaatagagacatGGCAATTAACTTGTGAAATTGTctctgaatacattttttttttcttagctcactaatgaaaaatttatttcccttctctctgaGCCAGTGCTCCTTTTATTACTTCAAGCTTTTTTCAGCAAGCAGAAGGAATGGAGACTTAATAAAGCCTTTTGATCACAGAAGCTGGAGCCTCGAGAAGAAGCACTGACTACAGCAGAAGCAGTGTTGAAATCTGCAGAGCTTGATAATGCTCCAAATGCATCCCTAAGTGCCTATTTGCACATGCTCACTGCCATGCAATTGGTGAGTTACATGGGGTTTAGTCTACCTCCACAGCAGCAAGAAACAAGGTGGACTGCAGCCTTATTTCCTACTCAGCTTCAAGAAACACCCTGTTCTGCAAATTATGTATGTCTGCATTTGCAGTCTACAGCCTGCTTCCGTGGGGCTTCAGCCCCTTTTACTTTGAACATCTACAGAAATATCAAATTCCAGTACCAGAAAACAACTCTTCCTTTCAGTACACCTAGAGTGAAGTAGGAATCCTCTGTAATTTTAAAGCACATTGGCTAAATAGGGATTTTGTTTCCCaaattcagcatgaaaaaaatccatcatgaATCATGATGTCACTTTATTCC is a window of Larus michahellis chromosome 7, bLarMic1.1, whole genome shotgun sequence DNA encoding:
- the LOC141746932 gene encoding cilia- and flagella- associated protein 210-like gives rise to the protein MDRDGPDAARREAELERSRYLERRAVAQEQLEQIKEHKHQADLAKLEDKREGEKMQRLHGLYQLEIQRGKEKEQEEKVERQRLYHEYVAEQKIVKAEEKQKEDEDDDRIKAYIKGKEMMADLTREKDAETNRQIQEHKDKAFEKLAAQMNEAWKMEDDRLARGAAEVEDEYQIKNKEKEAKKKAAIESIAEHRDTVMKMKVEKEREDKAEDEKDRNQWMTADRVYLEMEKAKKQRQHDASMEVQKIQIQQMAEKQAKKQQEKQADLDYDAHREAAFRKDRAFQR